A section of the Echeneis naucrates chromosome 12, fEcheNa1.1, whole genome shotgun sequence genome encodes:
- the LOC115052068 gene encoding collagen type IV alpha-3-binding protein-like isoform X1, with the protein MSDNQSWNSSGSEEDLEPREESGHSVSTGAFSGVLSKWTNYIHGWQDRWVVLKNNTLSYYKSQDETEYGCRGSLCLSKAVITLHGFDECRLDISVNDSVWYLRAQDPEHRQQWIDSLELHRADSGYGSESSLRRHGSMLSLTSATSGYSATSTSSFKKGHSLREKLAEMETFRDILCRQVDTLQKYFDSCSDAVSKDELQRDKIVEDDEDDFPNTRADGEFLHNNNGSKEKLFQALNPKGINGIDFKGEAITFKATTAGILATLSHCIDLMVKREDSWQKRLDKEMEKRRRIEDSYQSALNELKKKSHFGGPDYEEGPNSLINEDEFFDAVEAALDRQDKIEEQSQTVKTRIERSSPVPLVDVYSSTGSHRFSDKPHSQASPLIVSAPHDVHRLSAEVEEMVQSHMTYSLQDVGGDANWQLVVEEGEMKVYRREVEENGIVLDPLKATHSVKGVTGHEVCHYFWDTAYRNDWETTIENFNVVETLSESAAIIYQTHKRVWPASQRDVLYLSAMRKILANNENDPDTWLVCNFSVDHDDAQPTNKCVRAKINIAMICQTLVSPPEGDKEISRDNILCKITYVANVNPGGWAPASVLRAVAKREYPKFLKRFTSYVQEKTEGKPILF; encoded by the exons TGGACCAACTACATCCATGGCTGGCAGGACCGTTGGGTGGTgctgaaaaacaacacactgagcTACTATAAGTCTCAGGATGAGACTGAGTATGGCTGTCGAGGTTCCCTCTGCCTCAGCAAAGCTGTTATTACT cTTCATGGCTTTGATGAATGCCGGCTGGACATAAGTGTGAACGACAGCGTGTGGTACCTAAGAGCACAAGATCCAGAGCACAGACAACAGTGGATTGACTCCCTTGAGCTGCACAGG GCTGATTCCGGCTATGGCTCAGAGTCTAGTCTGCGGAGACATGGCTCCATGCTGTCTCTCACGTCAGCCACCAGCGGCTACTCTGCAACCTCCACATCCTCGTTTAAG AAAGGTCACAGCCTGAGAGAGAAGCTGGCAGAGATGGAGACCTTCAGGGATATTTTGTGCAGACAGGTGGACACGCTTCAGAAATACTTTGATAGCTGTTCAGATGCCGTGTCCAAggatgagctgcagagagacaaaa TCGTGGAAGACGATGAGGATGACTTTCCCAACACCCGGGCTGATGGAGAGTTTCTGCACAACAACAACGgcagcaaagaaaaat TGTTCCAGGCCTTGAATCCCAAAGGAATCAATGGCATAGACTTTAAGGGTGAAGCCATCACATTCAAGGCCACCACAGCTGGGATCCTTGCCACCCTGTCACACTGTATCGACCTGATGGTGAAGAGAGAAGACAGCTGGCAGAAGAGACTGGATAAG gagatggagaagaggcGGAGGATAGAGGATAGCTACCAATCAGCCCTCAACGAGTTGAAGAAAAAATCTCACTTTGGAGGTCCAGATTACGAG GAAGGTCCCAACAGCCTCATTAATGAGGATGAGTTTTTTGATGCTGTTGAAGCTGCACTTGACAGACAGGACAAAATCGAGGAACAG tctcaAACGGTGAAGACGAGGATAGAGAGGTCCAGCCCCGTTCCCCTGGTCGACGTCTACTCCAGCACCGGCTCACATCGCTTCTCCGACAAG CCTCATAGTCAGGCCTCCCCTCTGATAGTCAGTGCTCCTCATGACGTCCACAGATTGAGCGCAGAG GTGGAGGAGATGGTGCAGAGTCACATGACCTACTCTCTGCAGGACGTCGGTGGAGATGCCAACTGGCAGCTGGTTGTTGAAGAGGGAGAAATGAAG GTTTAcaggagagaggtggaggaaaacGGGATTGTTTTGGACCCGCTGAAGGCTACGCATTCAGTGAAGGGAGTGACGGGCCACGAAGTCTGCCATTACTTTTGGGACACGGCCTATCGTAACGACTGGGAGA CCACCATCGAGAACTTCAACGTTGTGGAGACGTTGTCAGAGAGCGCAGCAATTATCTATCAAACCCACAAG CGGGTGTGGCCTGCGTCGCAGCGGGACGTGCTCTACCTGTCGGCCATGAGGAAGATCTTGGCCAACAACGAGAACGACCCGGACACCTGGCTGGTCTGCAACTTCTCCGTGGATCACGACGACGCACAG CCGACCAACAAGTGCGTCCGAGCCAAAATCAACATCGCCATGATCTGCCAGACTCTGGTGAGTCCACCGGAGGGGGACAAGGAGATCAGCAGAGACAACATCCTGTGTAAAATCACCTACGTCGCAAACG taAATCCAGGAGGCTGGGCTCCCGCCTCTGTTCTCAGGGCCGTGGCCAAGAGAGAATACCCCAAATTCCTCAAGCGCTTCACCTCCTACGTCCAGGAAAAGACGGAGGGAAAGCCCATTTTATTCTAG
- the LOC115051807 gene encoding 3-hydroxy-3-methylglutaryl-coenzyme A reductase-like, which translates to MLARLFRLHGLLVASHPWEVIVGTLALTVCLVSMNSLAGSSQMCSWNECPKVEEKVHSSDITILTVTRCMAIVYIYFQFKNLRQLGSKYILGIAGLFTVFSSFVFSTVVIHFFGKELTGLNEALPFFLLLIDLSKACALAKFALSSNSQEEVRENISQGMAILGPTFTLDALVECLVIGVGTMSGVPQLEIMCCFGCMSVLANYFVFMTFFPACVSLVLELSRESREGRPIWQLSHFARVLAEEEDNKPNPVTQRVKIIMSLGLALVHAHTRLAAESPDQSPDQSRAMDESAAKRLNSGGVVWPLTLSSMDLEQVITLGLALLLAVKYVLFEQTETESSLSLKTPIITSSPTQKPRVAGDCCRREPLPPKFHKKAHGFLATSSSVSDCKPSREADAAAGEKEVTQAPAAPSENSAPPSCSGSEPRTLEECVAILSDPQRGARFLSDAEVMNLVTSRNILNYKLEAVMETPERGVAIRRALLSPKLPVTAALSCLPYKDYDYTKVMGTCCENVIGYMPVPVGVAGPLLLDDKQFYVPMATTEGCLVASTNRGCRALSLSSGCRSRILADSMTRGPVVRLPSACRAAEVKVWLETLEGFSLIKEVFDKSSRFARLDKLLVGLAGRSLYIRFQSQTGDAMGMNMLSKGTELALRRLQEQFPDMEVLSLSGNYCTDKKSAAINWVLGRGKSTVCEATIPAKVVREVLKSSSAALVELNINKNLVGSAMAGSIGGFNAHAANIVAAIYIACGQDPAQTIGSSNCITQMEAAGPDGEDLYISCTMPSIELGTVGGGTNLPPQQACLRMLGVQGTSSNLPGENARQLARVVCATVLAGELSLMAALAAGHLVKSHMILNRSKTNLTEMPGLSSESAA; encoded by the exons ATGTTGGCCCGTCTGTTCAGGCTCCACGGCCTGCTGGTGGCCTCCCACCCCTGGGAGGTCATAGTGGGCACCCTGGCCCTCACTGTCTGCCTGGTGTCCATGAACAGCCTGGCGGGCAGCAGCCAGATGTGCAGCTGGAATGAGTGCCCCAAAGTCGAGGAG AAAGTCCacagcagtgacatcacaatTCTGACAGTCACCCGCTGCATGGCCATCGTTTACATCTACTTCCAGTTCAAGAATCTCCGACAGCTGGGATCCAAGTATATACTGG GAATTGCGGGCTTATTTACGGTGTTTTCCAGCTTTGTTTTCAGCACAGTTGTCATACATTTCTTTGGGAAGGAGCTGACTGGACTTAA TGAAGCCCTGCCGttcttcctcctgctcattGACCTGTCCAAAGCATGTGCGTTGGCCAAGTTTGCCCTCAGCTCAAACTCCCAG GAGGAAGTGAGGGAGAATATTTCTCAGGGCATGGCCATCCTGGGCCCCACGTTCACCCTGGATGCTCTGGTTGAGTGTCTGGTCATCGGGGTTGGCACCATGTCAG GTGTCCCTCAATTAGAGATTATGTGTTGTTTTGGCTGCATGTCTGTCCTGGCCAATTACTTTGTCTTCATGACGTTCTTCCCAGCATGTGTCTCGCTGGTCCTTGAG CTGTCCAGGGAGAGTCGTGAGGGCCGTCCTATATGGCAGCTAAGCCACTTTGCCCGTGTGCTGGCTGAGGAAGAGGACAATAAGCCCAACCCTGTGACTCAGAGGGTTAAAATCATCATG TCTCTGGGTCTAGCTTTGGTTCATGCTCACACTCGATTAGCAGCCGAGAGTCCAGATCAGAGTCCAGATCAGAGTCGAGCAATGGACGAATCTGCAGCTAAGAGACTGAACTCCGGTGGTGTTGTGTGGCCTCTGACGCTCTCCAG CATGGACTTGGAGCAGGTGATAACGCTCGGCCTGGCCCTGCTCTTGGCTGTGAAGTACGTACTCTTtgagcaaacagagacagagtcGTCCCTGTCCCTCAAGACCCCCATCATCACCTCCTCTCCGACCCAGAAGCCCAGGGTGGCAGGGGACTGTTGCAGGAGGGAGCCCCTGCCCCCGAAATTCCACAAAAAAGCACATGGTTTCCTAGCAACCAGCTCCTCTGTCTCAGACTGTAAGCCCTCCCGTGAGGCTGACGCTGCAGCCGGAGAGAAGG AAGTGACTCAGGCTCCAGCTGCACCATCGGAAAACTCTGCTCCTCCCAGTTGCTCTGGCTCAGAGCCTCGTACGCTGGAGGAATGTGTGGCCATCCTGTCAGATCCTCAG AGAGGAGCTCGTTTCCTCAGCGATGCAGAGGTGATGAACCTGGTGACCTCGCGAAACATCCTCAACTATAAGCTGGAAGCAGTCATGGAGACTCCGGAGCGGGGCGTGGCTATCAGGAGGGCGCTGTTATCGCCCAAACTGCCCGTTACTGCCGCCTTGTCTTGTTTGCCTTACAAGGACTACGACTACACAAAG GTGATGGGCACCTGCTGTGAAAACGTCATTGGGTACATGCCGGTGCCAGTGGGAGTGGCCGGTCCTCTTCTCCTGGATGACAAGCAGTTTTATGTTCCTATGGCGACGACAGAGGGCTGTCTGGTGGCCAGCACAAACAGAGGATGCAGAGCACTTTCT CTCAGCAGCGGTTGCCGCAGCAGGATCCTGGCTGACAGCATGACCAGGGGTCCTGTGGTGAGGCTGCCCTCAGCCTGCCGGGctgcagaggtcaaagtctGGCTCGAGACTCTGGAGGGTTTTAGCCTGATCAAAGAAGTCTTCGACAAGAGCAGCAG aTTTGCTCGCCTGGACAAGCTGTTGGTGGGTTTAGCTGGGAGGAGCCTGTACATCCGTTTCCAGTCTCAGACGGGAGACGCCATGGGAATGAACATGCTCTCCAAG GGGACGGAACTGGCTCTGCGCAGACTTCAGGAGCAGTTTCCAGACATGGAAGTGCTGTCGCTCAGTGGAAACTACTGCACAGACAAAAAGTCTGCAGCCATAAATTGGGTTCTGGGCCGGGGCAAATCCACCGTGTGTGAGGCCACCATCCCGGCCAAGGTGGTCAGGGAG GTGCTGAAGAGCAGTTCAGCCGCTCTGGTGGAGCTGAACATCAACAAGAACTTGGTGGGGTCGGCCATGGCGGGCAGCATCGGGGGCTTCAACGCTCATGCAGCCAACATAGTGGCAGCTATATACATCGCCTGTGGACAG GATCCTGCTCAGACAATAGGCAGCTCCAACTGCATCACTCAGATGGAGGCAGCCGGTCCTGACGGAGAAGACCTGTACATCAGCTGCACCATGCCCTCCATCGAGCTGGGGACGGTGGGAGGAGGCACCAACCTGCCGCCACAGCAGGCCTGTCTGCGG ATGCTTGGGGTCCAAGGCACCAGCTCCAACCTGCCCGGCGAGAACGCCCGCCAGCTGGCCCGTGTAGTTTGTGCCACCGTCCTGGCGGGAGAGCTGTCCCTGATGGCGGCTCTGGCTGCCGGCCACCTCGTCAAGAGCCACATGATCCTCAACAG ATCCAAAACGAATCTGACAGAGATGCCTGGGCTGAGTTCGGAGTCGGCAGCGTGA
- the LOC115052068 gene encoding collagen type IV alpha-3-binding protein-like isoform X2 encodes MSDNQSWNSSGSEEDLEPREESGHSVSTGAFSGVLSKWTNYIHGWQDRWVVLKNNTLSYYKSQDETEYGCRGSLCLSKAVITLHGFDECRLDISVNDSVWYLRAQDPEHRQQWIDSLELHRADSGYGSESSLRRHGSMLSLTSATSGYSATSTSSFKKGHSLREKLAEMETFRDILCRQVDTLQKYFDSCSDAVSKDELQRDKIVEDDEDDFPNTRADGEFLHNNNGSKEKLFQALNPKGINGIDFKGEAITFKATTAGILATLSHCIDLMVKREDSWQKRLDKEMEKRRRIEDSYQSALNELKKKSHFGGPDYEEGPNSLINEDEFFDAVEAALDRQDKIEEQSQTVKTRIERSSPVPLVDVYSSTGSHRFSDKVEEMVQSHMTYSLQDVGGDANWQLVVEEGEMKVYRREVEENGIVLDPLKATHSVKGVTGHEVCHYFWDTAYRNDWETTIENFNVVETLSESAAIIYQTHKRVWPASQRDVLYLSAMRKILANNENDPDTWLVCNFSVDHDDAQPTNKCVRAKINIAMICQTLVSPPEGDKEISRDNILCKITYVANVNPGGWAPASVLRAVAKREYPKFLKRFTSYVQEKTEGKPILF; translated from the exons TGGACCAACTACATCCATGGCTGGCAGGACCGTTGGGTGGTgctgaaaaacaacacactgagcTACTATAAGTCTCAGGATGAGACTGAGTATGGCTGTCGAGGTTCCCTCTGCCTCAGCAAAGCTGTTATTACT cTTCATGGCTTTGATGAATGCCGGCTGGACATAAGTGTGAACGACAGCGTGTGGTACCTAAGAGCACAAGATCCAGAGCACAGACAACAGTGGATTGACTCCCTTGAGCTGCACAGG GCTGATTCCGGCTATGGCTCAGAGTCTAGTCTGCGGAGACATGGCTCCATGCTGTCTCTCACGTCAGCCACCAGCGGCTACTCTGCAACCTCCACATCCTCGTTTAAG AAAGGTCACAGCCTGAGAGAGAAGCTGGCAGAGATGGAGACCTTCAGGGATATTTTGTGCAGACAGGTGGACACGCTTCAGAAATACTTTGATAGCTGTTCAGATGCCGTGTCCAAggatgagctgcagagagacaaaa TCGTGGAAGACGATGAGGATGACTTTCCCAACACCCGGGCTGATGGAGAGTTTCTGCACAACAACAACGgcagcaaagaaaaat TGTTCCAGGCCTTGAATCCCAAAGGAATCAATGGCATAGACTTTAAGGGTGAAGCCATCACATTCAAGGCCACCACAGCTGGGATCCTTGCCACCCTGTCACACTGTATCGACCTGATGGTGAAGAGAGAAGACAGCTGGCAGAAGAGACTGGATAAG gagatggagaagaggcGGAGGATAGAGGATAGCTACCAATCAGCCCTCAACGAGTTGAAGAAAAAATCTCACTTTGGAGGTCCAGATTACGAG GAAGGTCCCAACAGCCTCATTAATGAGGATGAGTTTTTTGATGCTGTTGAAGCTGCACTTGACAGACAGGACAAAATCGAGGAACAG tctcaAACGGTGAAGACGAGGATAGAGAGGTCCAGCCCCGTTCCCCTGGTCGACGTCTACTCCAGCACCGGCTCACATCGCTTCTCCGACAAG GTGGAGGAGATGGTGCAGAGTCACATGACCTACTCTCTGCAGGACGTCGGTGGAGATGCCAACTGGCAGCTGGTTGTTGAAGAGGGAGAAATGAAG GTTTAcaggagagaggtggaggaaaacGGGATTGTTTTGGACCCGCTGAAGGCTACGCATTCAGTGAAGGGAGTGACGGGCCACGAAGTCTGCCATTACTTTTGGGACACGGCCTATCGTAACGACTGGGAGA CCACCATCGAGAACTTCAACGTTGTGGAGACGTTGTCAGAGAGCGCAGCAATTATCTATCAAACCCACAAG CGGGTGTGGCCTGCGTCGCAGCGGGACGTGCTCTACCTGTCGGCCATGAGGAAGATCTTGGCCAACAACGAGAACGACCCGGACACCTGGCTGGTCTGCAACTTCTCCGTGGATCACGACGACGCACAG CCGACCAACAAGTGCGTCCGAGCCAAAATCAACATCGCCATGATCTGCCAGACTCTGGTGAGTCCACCGGAGGGGGACAAGGAGATCAGCAGAGACAACATCCTGTGTAAAATCACCTACGTCGCAAACG taAATCCAGGAGGCTGGGCTCCCGCCTCTGTTCTCAGGGCCGTGGCCAAGAGAGAATACCCCAAATTCCTCAAGCGCTTCACCTCCTACGTCCAGGAAAAGACGGAGGGAAAGCCCATTTTATTCTAG
- the LOC115051945 gene encoding beta-1,3-galactosyl-O-glycosyl-glycoprotein beta-1,6-N-acetylglucosaminyltransferase 4, which translates to MNPRCPKRRQLGLLTLSILLLVTLKYSYIRDTQVALEDLQIFRKHSINCSDIYELDPAEVGKSLVLRRQQTKEDEDETLTNLLSNCPSFIKSRSYHDVCASEEERDFPLAYSLVVHKSAWMVERLLRALYSPSNIYCIHYDQKSSPQFIAAMEGLARCFPNVFIASKRESVYYASISRLKADLNCLSDLLRSEVKWKYVINLCGQDFPLKSNRELLSELKKLNGTNMLETSRPSEQKKLRFTFHYELKDASFEYKKLPVKTEQQKSPPPHGIEVFIGNAYFVLSRDFVVHVDSSSVVRDFLAWSEDTYSPDEHFWATLVRLPGVPGEVPRSSPDITDLMSKTRLVKWHYLEERLYPPCTGQHVRSVCIFGAAELRWLLNYGHWFANKFDPKVDPITIQCLEEKLEEKRKSFQSSTACLDG; encoded by the coding sequence ATGAACCCAAGATGTCCCAAACGAAGGCAGCTCGGGCTGTTGACTCTGAGCATCCTGCTGCTGGTCACCCTGAAGTACAGCTacatcagagacacacaggtgGCTTTAGAGGATCTTCAGATCTTCCGCAAGCACAGTATCAACTGCTCAGACATTTATGAGCTGGACCCGGCGGAGGTGGGTAAATCTCTGGTCCTCCGAAGGCAGCAAACCAAGGAGGACGAGGACGAAACTCTTACTAACCTTCTCTCAAACTGCCCATCGTTCATCAAATCCAGAAGTTATCATGATGTCTGtgcttcagaggaggagagagacttCCCGCTCGCTTACTCTCTGGTTGTGCACAAATCTGCGTGGATGGTGGAGAGACTCCTCAGGGCGCTCTACTCGCCCAGTAACATCTACTGCATTCACTACGATCAGAAGTCCTCGCCTCAGTTTATTGCAGCCATGGAGGGACTGGCCCGTTGTTTTCCCAACGTCTTCATCGCCTCCAAGCGAGAGTCCGTCTACTATGCGAGCATCAGTCGCCTGAAAGCAGATCTCAACTGCCTGTCTGACCTTTTGAGGTCTGAGGTCAAGTGGAAGTACGTTATCAACCTCTGTGGGCAGGATTTCCCCCTCAAGTCCAACAGGGAGCTGCTGTCCGAACTGAAGAAGCTGAACGGCACCAACATGCTGGAGACGAGTCGACCCAGCGAGCAGAAGAAGCTGAGGTTCACCTTCCACTACGAGCTCAAGGACGCCAGCTTCGAATACAAGAAGCTGCCAGTGAAGACGGAGCAGCAGAAGAGCCCGCCGCCTCACGGCATCGAGGTTTTCATCGGCAATGCCTACTTCGTCCTGTCGCGGGACTTCGTGGTGCACGTGGACTCCTCGTCAGTGGTGAGGGACTTCTTGGCCTGGTCAGAGGACACGTACTCCCCCGATGAGCATTTCTGGGCCACGCTGGTGCGGCTGCCGGGCGTCCCCGGCGAGGTGCCCAGATCCAGCCCCGACATCACCGACCTCATGAGTAAAACCAGGCTGGTGAAGTGGCACTACCTGGAGGAGAGGCTGTACCCACCCTGCACGGGCCAACACGTTCGCAGCGTTTGTATCTTCGGCGCAGCAGAACTGCGGTGGCTTCTCAACTACGGCCACTGGTTCGCCAACAAGTTCGACCCTAAAGTGGACCCGATCACCATTCAGTGCCTGGAGGAAAAGCTGGAGGAAAAACGAAAGTCTTTCCAATCATCCACAGCGTGCCTCGATGGTTAA